A DNA window from Paenibacillus sp. HWE-109 contains the following coding sequences:
- a CDS encoding SDR family oxidoreductase: MHKNTKPTALVTGASSGFGLLTAITLAQKGFQVIASMRDLGKKDQLLERAKQAGVQSELDVVALDVTKHDSIEQAVSAIISKYGRIDVLINNAGFAVGGYVEDVPMHAWRAQLETNVFGSIAASQAVLPHMRKQQSGCIVNVSSVSGLSAFPGYAPYSTSKFAIEGFSESLRLEMKPFGVRVVLVEPGAYNTDIWRKGFESIHTTEESPYWLRLSKMLDYSHKVSASAPDPQEVADKIAWIVDNPRPKLRYAIGRGVKAGLWARQLLPWKWYEGVLTRLLK; encoded by the coding sequence ATGCATAAAAATACAAAACCAACTGCCTTGGTGACAGGAGCTTCAAGTGGGTTTGGGCTGCTTACTGCCATCACATTAGCGCAGAAAGGGTTCCAGGTAATCGCCTCTATGCGTGATCTGGGCAAAAAAGATCAGTTGCTTGAACGTGCCAAGCAGGCAGGTGTTCAAAGTGAATTAGATGTGGTAGCGCTGGATGTCACGAAACACGACTCGATTGAACAAGCGGTTTCTGCTATCATAAGTAAGTATGGAAGAATCGATGTGCTTATTAACAATGCAGGCTTTGCTGTTGGCGGTTATGTGGAAGATGTGCCGATGCATGCTTGGAGAGCGCAGTTGGAGACGAATGTGTTCGGCAGCATAGCCGCATCGCAGGCTGTGCTTCCCCATATGCGCAAGCAGCAATCAGGATGCATCGTTAATGTGAGCAGTGTAAGCGGGCTGTCCGCTTTTCCGGGCTATGCGCCATACAGCACATCGAAATTTGCAATCGAGGGTTTTAGTGAGTCACTTCGCTTGGAGATGAAGCCTTTTGGCGTACGGGTCGTGCTTGTCGAACCTGGAGCTTATAACACGGATATATGGCGAAAAGGGTTCGAGTCCATTCACACGACAGAGGAGTCCCCTTACTGGCTAAGGCTAAGCAAGATGCTGGACTACTCGCATAAAGTCTCGGCCTCAGCGCCTGATCCCCAAGAAGTAGCTGACAAGATCGCCTGGATCGTGGACAATCCACGTCCCAAGCTGCGCTATGCCATTGGTCGCGGAGTCAAGGCGGGGCTTTGGGCAAGGCAGCTTTTG
- a CDS encoding CBM96 family carbohydrate-binding protein, whose amino-acid sequence MFKPLKRLSSKVWTIGLISTLMVTTLPVLAGAAATSMLSPSDDTYVYQSNPSTNFGTATSLFVKNDASASRYAFLKFDLAGISGVTSAKLRVYGSASSTTVLSAYQTTDSWTQSGLIWTNKPAVGSSAGSVSINTTNTYNEIDVTSYVAAEAGSDHTVSFALQESVGKYTTLNSKENAVNKPQLVVVSGGGSPGDTQSPTAPTGVTGTAASSSQININWNASTDNVAVTGYEVYRNGTLITSVAGISAMDTGLSSSTTYSYYIKAKDAAGNASAQSSTITATTLAGSTPNGCTNALNSTTAIQNAMKNASAGTVISIAPGTYYGDRATSGDPGGQGLFFSDKNGTAASPIILKSCDAANPAVLKGAGVNDGSYGIHLTGDYWQLRDMDVNTAQKGIIIDNGNRNLLNNVKVHNVGDEGVHFRDGSSYNTLEYSLIYDTGKYQAGYGEGAYVGSDSSSNYEHVVTGNVISHTNFNGGITAEHIDVKEGASGTIIEYCTFNGTGISGANSADSFIDVKGVNTIVRYNQGYRNGNTNVVDAFQVRTHGTDYVTGTNNSFDHNTVNLDNSAGYVVYATSAATGTTAQNDTRTGGGNLYNSNVNK is encoded by the coding sequence ATGTTTAAGCCTTTGAAGCGTCTGAGCAGCAAAGTGTGGACGATAGGGTTGATTTCAACGTTAATGGTGACGACTTTGCCGGTTCTTGCAGGAGCTGCTGCGACCTCGATGCTTAGTCCTTCGGACGATACCTACGTCTACCAGAGCAATCCATCAACAAATTTTGGAACAGCGACATCGCTTTTTGTGAAAAATGATGCCTCCGCCAGCCGATATGCTTTTCTCAAATTTGATCTGGCGGGCATAAGCGGTGTGACAAGCGCAAAATTACGCGTGTATGGAAGTGCCTCCTCAACGACAGTCCTTTCCGCCTATCAGACGACGGATAGCTGGACGCAGTCCGGACTGATCTGGACGAATAAACCAGCAGTTGGCAGCTCGGCAGGAAGTGTCTCGATCAATACAACCAACACGTATAATGAAATTGATGTGACCTCTTACGTGGCCGCTGAAGCTGGAAGCGATCATACGGTTTCATTTGCCCTGCAGGAAAGTGTTGGGAAATACACGACGCTAAACAGCAAGGAGAATGCGGTTAATAAACCGCAATTGGTTGTTGTCAGCGGAGGAGGAAGTCCGGGAGATACGCAGTCACCAACTGCGCCGACAGGTGTAACGGGAACAGCCGCATCGAGCAGTCAAATTAATATCAACTGGAACGCTTCTACGGACAATGTGGCTGTGACAGGGTATGAGGTGTATCGGAACGGCACGTTGATCACAAGTGTTGCCGGCATTTCCGCCATGGATACAGGGTTATCATCTTCCACCACATACAGTTACTATATCAAAGCGAAGGATGCCGCAGGCAATGCTTCCGCACAAAGCAGCACCATCACAGCCACGACGTTGGCAGGGTCAACGCCAAATGGCTGCACGAATGCACTGAATTCCACTACGGCTATTCAAAATGCAATGAAAAATGCTTCCGCCGGCACGGTCATTTCGATTGCTCCAGGTACTTATTATGGGGATCGCGCAACAAGTGGGGATCCAGGTGGACAGGGGCTGTTTTTCTCCGACAAAAACGGTACTGCTGCCAGTCCGATCATTCTGAAAAGCTGCGATGCTGCCAATCCTGCTGTACTCAAAGGGGCAGGTGTCAACGATGGTTCCTATGGCATTCATCTCACGGGAGATTATTGGCAATTGCGTGATATGGATGTGAATACAGCTCAAAAAGGGATTATTATCGATAATGGCAATAGGAATCTGCTGAATAATGTAAAAGTCCACAATGTGGGGGACGAAGGTGTTCATTTCCGTGATGGAAGCTCCTATAATACGTTGGAGTACTCCCTTATTTATGACACAGGAAAATATCAAGCAGGCTATGGCGAAGGCGCTTATGTCGGGTCGGATTCGAGCTCCAATTATGAACATGTCGTCACAGGCAATGTGATTAGCCATACGAATTTCAATGGTGGTATAACAGCTGAGCATATTGATGTCAAAGAAGGCGCAAGTGGTACGATTATCGAGTATTGTACTTTTAACGGTACTGGCATCAGTGGCGCGAACAGCGCAGACAGCTTCATTGATGTAAAAGGTGTCAATACGATAGTTCGTTATAATCAAGGCTACCGCAACGGAAATACGAATGTCGTAGATGCGTTTCAGGTTAGGACACACGGGACGGATTACGTAACGGGCACAAACAACTCCTTTGATCATAATACAGTTAATTTGGATAACTCCGCGGGGTACGTTGTTTATGCCACAAGCGCAGCAACAGGTACGACAGCCCAGAATGATACCCGAACAGGCGGCGGGAATCTTTACAATTCAAATGTGAATAAATAA
- a CDS encoding helix-turn-helix domain-containing protein yields MKLSTNVDVRKEPFHLNHHKASPKPIWEIHHAHSCMEFLYVYEGSGQVEVNKQLFDIQPGTLLVFQPFQMHRIVVQGPFVRSVLMFDPYLLDAGLTPFNGMRKWLHILWKQPLRSQVVQQMLGIVGPLERLHQKLTQLPVSRHQESFILCLLAILQLLEPYENELYNRMLSKPSPRYSHTALQMIDWIELHYKEKFDLTQMSEDLHLSTFYLSHVFRESTGSTITEFIISRRLKEACLLLETTTKTAGFIAQEVGFLNASYFCRVFKSILGMTPIAYRLQV; encoded by the coding sequence GTGAAGTTAAGCACAAACGTAGATGTCAGGAAAGAGCCCTTTCACTTGAACCATCATAAAGCAAGCCCGAAACCAATATGGGAAATTCATCATGCTCATTCATGCATGGAGTTCCTCTATGTGTATGAAGGGAGTGGCCAGGTGGAAGTGAATAAGCAGCTCTTTGATATCCAGCCAGGCACGTTGCTTGTATTTCAACCCTTTCAGATGCATCGTATTGTCGTACAGGGACCCTTCGTCCGTTCTGTGCTAATGTTTGATCCCTATTTGCTGGATGCTGGACTGACGCCTTTTAACGGAATGCGCAAATGGCTGCACATTTTATGGAAGCAGCCCTTGCGGAGCCAAGTCGTGCAGCAAATGCTCGGCATCGTTGGACCGCTGGAGCGATTGCATCAGAAGCTGACCCAATTACCTGTATCGAGACATCAGGAGTCGTTTATTTTGTGTTTGTTAGCGATTCTGCAACTGCTGGAGCCTTACGAAAACGAACTGTACAACAGGATGCTGAGCAAGCCTAGCCCGCGTTATTCTCATACGGCTTTGCAAATGATTGATTGGATTGAGCTTCACTATAAGGAGAAGTTTGATTTGACTCAAATGTCGGAGGATTTGCACTTGTCTACCTTCTATTTGTCACATGTATTTCGGGAATCCACGGGAAGCACGATTACGGAATTTATTATTTCCCGGAGACTTAAGGAAGCTTGTTTGCTTCTCGAAACTACGACCAAAACAGCGGGCTTCATCGCACAAGAGGTTGGTTTTCTGAATGCTTCTTATTTCTGTCGTGTTTTTAAATCTATTCTCGGGATGACTCCCATAGCCTATCGGCTTCAGGTGTGA